From one Montipora capricornis isolate CH-2021 chromosome 10, ASM3666992v2, whole genome shotgun sequence genomic stretch:
- the LOC138022405 gene encoding (Lyso)-N-acylphosphatidylethanolamine lipase-like, which yields MTTVLSQDIPESENRSLVDSSINPTSTVGLRRRCSWKPTSQRLLEAAEERIFKYITVPYEGKYVPLDGGEKVWTVKFNPQGKKVPLVMVHGFGGGIALWAMSIDALAKKRPVYVFDVLGFGRSSRPKFSTDPLQAEEEFVASIEQWRHQVGLKNFVLLGHSFGGYLASAYTLRHPSRVKHLVLVDPWGFKEKPEELEFNIPLWVRALAAVMSPFNPLAGLRAAGPWGPSLVQKFRPDFQGRFSRLLPDDAVFNYIYHCNAQKPSGENAFKNMSAMLGWAKFPMIDRIAHVDKNIPMTMIHGQESWISHEPSYQTKYLRSNSYVKIEVISDAGHHVYADQPDDFNFVVDRICQKEDKKIGTASE from the exons ATGACCACAGTCTTATCTCAAGACATACCAGAAAGCGAAAATCGAAG CCTCGTCGATTCTTCCATTAATCCAACTAGTACTGTCGGGTTGCGAAGGAGATGTTCATGGAAGCCAACTTCCCAGAGGTTGCTAGAAGCCGCAGAAGAACGAATTTTTAAGT ATATTACTGTTCCTTATGAAGGCAAGTATGTACCTTTGGATGGTGGGGAAAAGGTATGGACTGTGAAATTTAATCCTCAAGGGAAGAAAGTTCCCTTGGTGATGGTGCATGGCTTTGGAGGGGGTATTGCTCTCTGGGCCATGAGCATTGATGCCCTTGCTAAGAAGAGACCCGTCTATGTATTTGATGTATTGGGATTTGGACGTAGCTCTCGTCCTAAGTTCAGCACAGATCCCTTACAAGCAGAGGAGGAGTTTGTGGCCTCCATTGAGCAGTGGCGGCACCAAGTGGGCTTGAAGAATTTTGTCCTCCTGGGACATAGCTTTGGTGGCTACCTGGCAAGTGCATATACCTTGAGACATCCCTCCAGAGTTAAACATCTTGTGCTGGTGGATCCCTGGGGTTTTAAAGAAAAGCCAGAAGAGTTGGAATTTAACATTCCATTGTGGGTTAGGGCTTTAGCTGCAGTGATGAGCCCATTCAATCCACTAGCAGGATTAAGAGCTGCTGGTCCATGGG GTCCCTCTCTAGTTCAGAAATTCAGACCTGACTTTCAGGGGAGGTTTTCACGCCTTTTACCAGATGATGCAGTTTTCAATTACATTTACCACTGTAATGCACAGAAACCAAG TGGTGAAAATGCTTTCAAGAATATGAGTGCGATGCTTGGCTGGGCCAAGTTTCCAATGATTGACAGAATTGCACATGTTGACAAAAACATTCCAATGACAATGATCCATGGTCAAGAATCGTGGATCAGTCATGAACCCAGCTATCAAACAAAGTATCTACGAAGTAACAGTTATGTCAAAATAGAGGTAATTTCAGATGCTGGACATCATGTCTATGCTGACCAGCCAGATGACTTCAACTTTGTTGTTGACAGAATTTGTCAAAAGGAGGACAAAAAAATTGGTACGGCTTCCGAGTGA